One genomic window of Fusarium fujikuroi IMI 58289 draft genome, chromosome FFUJ_chr01 includes the following:
- a CDS encoding related to actin-like protein yields MAQQPLPTSMQPTDIYGGDEVSALVLDPGYCYTRAGFAGEDVPKSILPSFYGHTTGDNPKDLFGDECLIPRPDFEVRNYMNKDSVVEDWDVAARIWENMLVKRLQPERQTPPSKNGLNDDPKAEGQDGEGDVAMDDADAAESVEKPLGENPLLITEAPWNTPKAREKAIEIIMENWGCPAFWLSRTPVLAAFAAGKATSLVIDVGGANTSVTAIHDGMVLKRSIQKSPVGGIWLSSQIRNLFEASEPKVELTPTFMIENKTPVDALAPPSVRLRHFPFQINDSFRAYEEERVLTEFKESVVEVWRGPGRYSVSGNEDYVKTQPGRVFEMPDGYNQMWREQRFRVTEGMFDETVGYNGSDAEQLTKAQTIPELIRSALNAVDVDLRGNLLANVVVTGSTSLINGFNDRLNNELMAMYPGLKIKIHAAGLTSERRFGAWIGGSILASLGTFHQMWISRKEYEENGPNVVEKRCK; encoded by the exons ATGGCTCAACAGCCCCTTCCCACGTCTATGCAGCCCACTGATATCTATGGAGGAG ATGAGGTTTCTGCCCTCGTTCTCGATCCTGGATACTGCTACACTCGAGCTGGCTTCGCTGGTGAAGATGTTCCCAAATCTATCCTCCCATCATTTTACGGTCACACAACCGGTGACAACCCTAAAGACCTGTTTGGTGATGAGTGCCTCATCCCTCGCCCCGACTTCGAAGTCCGCAACTACATGAACAAGGATAGTGTGGTGGAGGATTGGGACGTTGCTGCTCGAATTTGGGAGAACATGCTTGTCAAGCGCTTGCAACCCGAACGACAAACACCTCCCTCGAAGAACGGTCTAAACGACGACCCCAAGGCAGAAGGCCAGGACGGAGAGGGCGATGTGGCCATGGACGACGCCGATGCTGCCGAATCTGTCGAGAAGCCGTTGGGCGAGAATCCCCTCTTGATCACAGAGGCTCCCTGGAACACACCCAAGGCTCGTGAGAAGGCTATTgagatcatcatggagaacTGGGGCTGCCCTGCTTTCTGGTTGAGTCGCACTCCGGTGTTGGCAGCATTTGCCGCTGGCAAGGCTACCTCTCTAGTTATCGACGTGGGCGGTGCCAACACTTCAGTCACGGCTATTCATGACGGTATGGTGCTGAAGCGATCTATACAGAAGTCTCCTGTTGGTGGCATCTGGCTCTCCTCTCAGATTCGAAATCTCTTTGAAGCATCAGAGCCCAAGGTCGAGCTGACACCCACCTTCATGATCGAGAACAAGACGCCTGTCGACGCCCTGGCACCTCCCTCAGTCCGACTACGACACTTCCCCTTTCAGATCAACGATTCATTCCGCGCATATGAGGAAGAGCGTGTGTTGACGGAATTCAAGGAGTCAGTAGTAGAAGTCTGGCGAGGCCCCGGTCGTTACAGTGTTTCCGGCAATGAGGATTATGTTAAGACGCAACCTGGCCGCGTATTCGAAATGCCTGACGGTTATAACCAGATGTGGCGCGAGCAGCGATTCCGGGTGACAGAGGGCATGTTTGACGAGACCGTCGGATATAATGGCTCCGACGCTGAGCAACTCACCAAAGCGCAAACCATCCCCGAGCTCATCCGCTCTGCTTTGAACGCAGTTGACGTCGATCTTCGAGGCAACCTCCTGGCTAACGTTGTCGTAACTGGCAGCACTAGTCTGATCAACGGATTCAACGACCGCCTGAACAACGAGTTGATGGCGATGTACCCCGgactcaagatcaagattcaCGCGGCAGGTCTCACAAGTGAGCGACGCTTCGGTGCCTGGATTGGCGGTAGCATTCTCGCTAGTTTGGGCACTTTCCATCAGATGTGGATTTCGCGAAAGGAGTATGAGGAGAATGGACCTAATGTGGTTGAGAAGCGATGCAAGTAA
- a CDS encoding related to G/T mismatch-specific thymine DNA glycosylase — protein MTRSKAAQEATIQDPVGDDGAEQERDISSSPPPPATFKGRLQMSDFMFKSNESSSGQTSPIRRSPRFTTPTISTSVSSASAAKSKRTIERDAEDKEKDIKPKKKRARQASGYAPPSTYAHLNGLPDAIASNLLVLFIGLNPGIQTARTGHAYAHPSNLFWKLLYSSGLTPRLCSPTEDRQLPELYSMGFTNIVARPSRNGSELSKQEMDEGVEILHEKCRKYRPESVCVVGKSIWESIWRVRHGKPVGKAFKYGWQDESENMGVIEGEWEGSKVFVSSSTSGLAATLSPAEKERIWAEIGTWAQKRRAERELEAKEESK, from the coding sequence ATGACGAGAAGCAAAGCTGCTCAAGAGGCCACTATTCAAGATCCTGTAGGTGACGATGGTGCCGAACAGGAGCGGGATATCTCAAGCTCGCCTCCTCCGCCAGCAACCTTCAAGGGCCGTCTTCAAATGAGTGACTTCATGTTCAAATCAAACGAATCTTCAAGTGGCCAGACTTCCCCTATACGAAGATCCCCGAGATTCACAACTCCCACCATTTCGACCTCAGTCTCATCCGCTTCAGCCGCTAAATCGAAACGGACCATAGAGCGAGATGctgaagacaaagagaaagatattaaaccaaagaaaaagagagcaCGCCAGGCTTCCGGATATGCGCCTCCCTCAACATACGCACATCTCAATGGCCTGCCAGATGCCATTGCCTCAAAtcttctcgttctcttcATCGGTCTGAACCCTGGTATACAGACAGCACGAACAGGCCATGCATATGCGCATCCGTCCAACCTGTTTTGGAAACTCCTCTACTCAAGCGGCCTTACACCGCGTCTCTGCAGCCCAACCGAAGATCGTCAACTCCCTGAACTGTACTCCATGGGGTTCACCAACATTGTCGCTCGACCCAGTCGCAATGGCTCTGAGCTTAGCAAGCAGGAGATGGACGAGGGGGTTGAAATTCTTCATGAAAAGTGTCGCAAGTACCGTCCCGAGTCTGTATGTGTGGTGGGTAAGAGTATATGGGAGAGTATTTGGCGCGTGAGACATGGCAAACCTGTTGGAAAGGCCTTCAAGTATGGCTGGCAGGACGAGTCAGAGAACATGGGGGTGATCGAGGGCGAATGGGAAGGATCCAAAGTGTTTGTGTCGAGCAGCACAAGTGGTCTTGCTGCTACATTATCGCCAGCTGAAAAAGAACGTATATGGGCAGAAATTGGAACATGGGCTCAGAAACGGAGAGCGGAAAGGGAGCTTGAGGCAAAAGAAGAGAGCAAATAA